In Euzebya rosea, a single window of DNA contains:
- a CDS encoding copper resistance CopC/CopD family protein, which produces MPAQSCPRHRQLTPRGLAGILALSTLLLVVLLAAPASAHAVLEGGSVFDGQVLDDAPEELFLDFNETVVSPRGGLRVFGADGERVDEGGTFQTDDAPDIVRVALQPDLSDGTYAVTYRVTSADGHPVNGAFVFSVGAESGSGDQLLGQVFSSGADRPWAILAALVRWVTYAGVLLAAGAVATVAWLREHLDGDDAPVARVVRRAGLAVLATAFLGVLLQNVLVSGDGLSSLVDASGLQSTITSFVGISAIVRALGAALLLVGIRRTLGGPVALLGGLVMLSSLLLEGHTLTTGPVAVVWGASVVHIAAAALWFGGLVVMAMELRRRRRSDDPVGAGRLVARFSSLFTLSVVAVVLAGTALSWAEVRALRALTSTGYGWALIAKVVAVLPLLALGTWNNRKLVPALTARRRRSARGGSGQPVIAGGSDEVADRAATRDAAWSTLARTVRIEALVVVLVLAATSVLVALQPAAEAAGITGAFSTNQQFEGLGQLSITVDPNRAGANEIHIYLLSDVGRPLDIDDGVTMTLSQPELDIGPLVRTPTLSGRGHFVLQGPELSVPGRWEITTEVATSRFDVVSTVTEITVNP; this is translated from the coding sequence GTGCCCGCGCAGTCCTGTCCCCGTCATCGCCAGCTGACCCCCCGTGGGTTGGCTGGCATCCTCGCCCTGTCGACCCTGCTGCTGGTGGTCCTGCTGGCCGCCCCGGCCAGCGCCCACGCGGTGCTGGAGGGCGGGTCGGTGTTCGACGGGCAGGTCCTCGACGACGCCCCCGAGGAGCTGTTCCTCGACTTCAACGAAACCGTCGTGTCCCCGCGGGGTGGGCTGCGGGTTTTCGGTGCCGACGGGGAACGGGTCGACGAGGGCGGCACGTTCCAGACCGACGACGCCCCCGACATCGTGCGGGTCGCCCTGCAGCCGGACCTGTCCGACGGCACCTACGCCGTCACCTACCGGGTGACCTCGGCGGACGGCCATCCCGTCAACGGGGCGTTCGTCTTCAGCGTCGGCGCGGAGTCCGGGTCCGGTGACCAGCTGCTCGGCCAGGTGTTCTCCTCCGGGGCCGATCGACCGTGGGCGATCCTCGCGGCGCTCGTCCGGTGGGTGACCTACGCCGGCGTGCTGCTCGCCGCCGGCGCGGTGGCCACGGTGGCATGGCTGCGCGAGCACCTCGACGGCGACGACGCCCCGGTGGCGCGTGTGGTCCGCCGGGCCGGGCTGGCCGTGCTCGCCACCGCGTTCCTCGGCGTGCTGCTGCAGAACGTCCTGGTCAGCGGTGACGGGCTGTCGTCCCTCGTCGACGCCAGCGGGCTGCAGTCCACCATCACCAGCTTCGTGGGCATCTCCGCCATCGTCCGAGCGCTCGGCGCCGCGCTGCTGCTCGTCGGGATCCGTCGCACGCTCGGCGGCCCCGTCGCGCTGCTCGGCGGCCTCGTCATGCTGTCGTCGTTGTTGCTGGAGGGCCACACCCTCACCACCGGGCCGGTCGCCGTGGTCTGGGGTGCCTCCGTGGTGCACATCGCCGCCGCTGCGCTGTGGTTCGGCGGCCTGGTCGTCATGGCCATGGAGCTGCGTCGTCGTCGCCGTTCCGACGACCCGGTCGGCGCCGGCCGGCTGGTCGCCCGCTTCTCCTCCCTGTTCACCCTCAGCGTCGTCGCGGTCGTGCTGGCCGGGACGGCGCTGTCGTGGGCGGAGGTTCGGGCCCTGCGCGCACTGACGTCGACGGGCTACGGGTGGGCGCTGATCGCCAAGGTGGTCGCCGTGCTGCCGCTGCTGGCCCTCGGCACCTGGAACAACCGCAAGCTGGTCCCCGCGCTGACCGCCCGTCGCCGCCGCAGCGCCCGTGGCGGCTCGGGCCAGCCGGTGATCGCCGGTGGGTCCGACGAGGTGGCCGACCGCGCCGCCACACGCGATGCCGCCTGGTCGACGCTGGCCCGGACGGTCCGCATCGAGGCGCTCGTCGTCGTCCTGGTCCTTGCTGCCACCTCGGTCCTCGTCGCCCTCCAGCCCGCCGCGGAGGCCGCCGGTATCACCGGGGCGTTCTCCACCAACCAGCAGTTCGAAGGGCTGGGGCAGCTGTCGATCACCGTCGACCCGAACCGGGCCGGCGCCAACGAGATCCACATCTACCTGCTGAGCGACGTGGGGCGTCCGCTCGACATCGACGACGGCGTCACGATGACGCTGTCGCAACCCGAGCTCGACATCGGCCCGCTCGTCCGCACCCCGACGTTGTCGGGTCGGGGGCACTTCGTCCTCCAGGGCCCCGAGCTCAGCGTGCCCGGCCGGTGGGAGATCACCACCGAGGTGGCGACCAGCCGCTTCGACGTGGTCTCGACGGTGACGGAGATCACCGTCAACCCCTAA
- a CDS encoding response regulator, translated as MTSSAPLRVVIADDEPDLRLLLRMQLDRHQDFDVVGEAADGSQAVDQVLSTAAQVVVMDLLMPGTSGFEAIAMLAEQAPTVGIVAYTAVAGDFVRTEMKRIGVELVLKSGDVGPLADALRRAAPASVDR; from the coding sequence ATGACCAGCAGTGCCCCCCTTCGCGTCGTCATCGCCGACGACGAACCCGACCTCCGGCTCCTGCTGCGGATGCAGCTGGACCGCCACCAGGACTTCGACGTGGTCGGCGAGGCCGCCGACGGCAGCCAGGCGGTCGACCAGGTCCTGAGCACCGCGGCGCAGGTCGTCGTGATGGACCTGCTGATGCCGGGCACCAGCGGGTTCGAGGCCATCGCGATGCTGGCCGAGCAGGCCCCGACGGTGGGCATCGTGGCCTACACCGCGGTGGCCGGCGACTTCGTCCGCACGGAGATGAAGCGGATCGGCGTCGAGCTGGTCCTGAAGTCCGGCGACGTGGGGCCGTTGGCCGACGCGCTTCGCCGCGCGGCACCCGCGTCCGTCGACCGCTGA
- a CDS encoding sensor histidine kinase — protein sequence MSGTDTPKVDEADVESLAAELEAIRRRVINVVGHELRTPVTTIHGLAGELGQAQDLDTVRDVIGPALLRNAARLTVLLDDLLVAAGIDTAIPVDAPGQLELNDEVRAIWGDLRSSMLQLEGQPATVTGPLTGIRRALRAVLENAAAYGTSEPEVTISEEDGRVTVRVFSPGPDIHPEEVRLATEPFFRGERAVTSRAGLGMGLSIAKAVAEGAGGTLSFEATAGGTITSIVLPRAPIT from the coding sequence ATGAGCGGTACCGACACGCCGAAGGTCGACGAGGCCGACGTCGAATCCCTCGCCGCGGAGCTCGAGGCGATCCGGCGGCGGGTGATCAACGTGGTCGGCCACGAGCTGCGTACCCCCGTCACCACCATCCACGGCCTGGCCGGCGAGCTGGGCCAGGCGCAGGACCTCGACACGGTCCGCGACGTCATCGGACCGGCGCTCCTGCGCAACGCCGCGCGGCTCACCGTGCTGCTCGACGACCTCCTCGTCGCAGCCGGCATCGACACCGCCATCCCGGTCGATGCCCCCGGCCAGCTCGAGCTGAACGACGAGGTCCGGGCGATCTGGGGCGACCTGCGCAGCAGCATGCTCCAGCTGGAGGGACAACCGGCGACGGTGACGGGTCCCCTCACCGGGATCCGACGGGCGTTGCGGGCGGTCCTGGAGAACGCCGCGGCCTACGGGACCAGCGAACCCGAGGTCACCATCAGCGAGGAGGACGGCCGCGTCACCGTCCGGGTCTTCTCCCCCGGCCCCGACATCCATCCCGAGGAGGTCCGCCTGGCCACGGAGCCGTTCTTCCGGGGCGAACGAGCGGTCACCAGCCGCGCAGGTCTCGGGATGGGCCTGTCCATCGCCAAGGCTGTCGCCGAGGGTGCAGGGGGCACGCTATCGTTCGAGGCGACCGCGGGAGGGACTATTACGAGCATCGTGTTGCCGAGAGCGCCCATTACATGA
- a CDS encoding MlaE family ABC transporter permease, with product MDKIRNVLGQLGGISAIALDGMLSLRRRPLQLDEFRRQAWFITKVSAIPLVLISVPFGMIIALHVGSFFRQLGAEAQIGSALFLATVREQAPIATALLISGAGGSAMTADIGSRRIRDEIDAMEVMGVDPMHRLIGPRLVAATVCSVLFCSIVAVAGILGGWYFAVPVQGGTSGAYFDSLSALSQLPDFLMMITKALFFGFTAGAVACYKGFTVKGGPKGVGDAVQASVVITFILLFFQNFLLTAMYFNLIPQKL from the coding sequence ATGGACAAGATCCGCAACGTCCTCGGACAGCTCGGCGGCATCTCCGCCATCGCGCTCGACGGCATGCTGTCGCTGCGCCGGCGCCCCCTGCAGCTCGACGAGTTCCGCCGGCAGGCCTGGTTCATCACCAAGGTCTCGGCGATCCCCCTGGTCCTGATCAGCGTGCCCTTCGGCATGATCATCGCGCTGCACGTGGGGTCGTTCTTCCGCCAGCTCGGCGCCGAGGCCCAGATCGGGTCGGCCCTGTTCCTGGCCACCGTGCGCGAGCAGGCGCCGATCGCGACCGCGCTGCTGATCTCCGGGGCCGGCGGCAGCGCCATGACCGCCGACATCGGGTCGCGGCGCATCCGCGACGAGATCGACGCCATGGAGGTCATGGGCGTGGACCCCATGCACCGGCTGATCGGGCCACGCCTCGTCGCGGCGACCGTCTGCTCGGTGCTGTTCTGCTCGATCGTGGCCGTCGCCGGAATCCTCGGTGGCTGGTACTTCGCCGTGCCCGTCCAGGGCGGCACATCGGGTGCCTACTTCGACTCCCTGTCGGCGCTCTCGCAGCTGCCGGACTTCCTGATGATGATCACCAAGGCGCTGTTCTTCGGCTTCACCGCCGGCGCGGTCGCCTGCTACAAGGGGTTCACGGTCAAGGGCGGGCCGAAGGGCGTCGGGGACGCGGTGCAGGCCAGCGTCGTCATCACGTTCATCCTGCTGTTCTTCCAGAACTTCCTGCTGACCGCCATGTACTTCAACCTGATCCCGCAGAAGCTCTGA
- a CDS encoding MlaE family ABC transporter permease, with product MSAIPAPLSRFGRRLGGPFENVYDQFAFYGEALRGMPRAFKYGGVILTLITDVAIGAGALVLGGGMFFVIGALAFFTGTAVGLEGYVALDQIGAEAYVGLVASFANTREITPLIAGVALAAQIGAGFTAEIGAMRISEEIDALEVMSVPSLVYLVSTRIWAALILAIPLYLLALFASYSASELIVTQYYTVSSGAYEQYFDLFLPTIDVLYSLTKAVVFTIFVVLVHCYYGYNASGGPAGVGIAVGNAIRVSLVGVVLLNLLLSVIFYGGGNTVRIA from the coding sequence ATGAGCGCCATCCCCGCACCGCTGTCCCGCTTCGGCCGCCGCCTCGGCGGTCCGTTCGAGAACGTCTACGACCAGTTCGCCTTCTACGGCGAGGCCCTCCGCGGCATGCCCCGCGCGTTCAAGTACGGCGGGGTCATCCTCACGCTCATCACCGACGTGGCGATCGGTGCCGGTGCCCTGGTGCTCGGCGGCGGCATGTTCTTCGTTATCGGGGCCCTGGCGTTCTTCACCGGCACGGCGGTCGGCCTGGAGGGCTACGTCGCCCTCGACCAGATCGGCGCCGAGGCCTACGTCGGGCTCGTCGCGTCCTTCGCCAACACGCGTGAGATCACCCCGCTGATCGCCGGGGTGGCCCTCGCCGCACAGATCGGGGCCGGGTTCACCGCCGAGATCGGCGCCATGCGGATCTCCGAGGAGATCGACGCGCTGGAGGTCATGAGCGTCCCGTCGCTGGTCTACCTCGTGTCGACGCGGATCTGGGCAGCGCTGATCCTTGCGATCCCGCTGTACCTCCTCGCCCTCTTCGCGTCGTACTCGGCGTCGGAGCTGATCGTGACGCAGTACTACACGGTGTCCTCCGGCGCCTACGAGCAGTACTTCGACCTGTTCCTGCCCACCATCGACGTGCTGTACAGCCTGACCAAGGCCGTGGTCTTCACGATCTTCGTCGTCCTCGTGCACTGCTACTACGGCTACAACGCCTCCGGTGGCCCTGCGGGCGTGGGCATCGCGGTGGGCAACGCGATCCGCGTCTCGCTGGTGGGCGTGGTCCTCCTCAACCTGCTGCTCTCGGTGATCTTCTACGGCGGCGGCAACACGGTGCGGATCGCCTGA
- a CDS encoding MlaD family protein yields MGRSTAARAFLGLLIIVVVGAVGWFGTRAAQGAFAEDYRFTVVMGETGQGLVNGSDVVARGVLIGKVGAIELNDDLEAEVELILEPQYRIPEDAQFAIVGKTLFGEKQLEVRFDGPRELAAAFIPDEGRVSDVNQIVEVQDVLQDLDGLLGAIDPEDLAVVVNDGMGAFVGQEDSIARAIDQGARATNVLSRSLDDQVPTLRDLSLVAEALGPVGDEFNRIASTIDGGALDTITANQDRLRFMLAELNAFSDQLDIVLELTRPDLDRLIVEGDNVTRVLFAYRPELADMVEGINDYADIIGNGGQTDPGWSGFAAGFQILIEEPITGELCADVPPELAAVLPICSGTAPPPGGGDGGPPQLPVLAIPDVVVAAPQAPVGDGAITDVFTQVLGDLDLLLGGGQ; encoded by the coding sequence ATGGGCCGTTCGACCGCTGCCCGGGCGTTCCTCGGACTGCTGATCATCGTCGTGGTGGGTGCCGTCGGCTGGTTCGGCACGCGCGCCGCACAGGGCGCCTTCGCCGAGGACTACCGCTTCACCGTCGTCATGGGCGAGACGGGCCAGGGCCTCGTCAACGGCTCCGACGTCGTGGCCCGGGGAGTCCTGATCGGCAAGGTCGGCGCCATCGAGCTCAACGACGACCTCGAGGCCGAGGTCGAGCTGATCCTCGAGCCGCAGTACCGCATCCCCGAGGACGCCCAGTTCGCCATCGTCGGCAAGACGTTGTTCGGCGAGAAGCAGCTGGAGGTGCGCTTCGACGGGCCACGCGAGCTGGCCGCCGCGTTCATCCCCGACGAGGGACGCGTCTCCGACGTCAACCAGATCGTCGAGGTGCAGGACGTCCTGCAGGACCTCGACGGGCTGCTCGGCGCCATCGATCCCGAGGACCTGGCTGTCGTCGTCAACGACGGCATGGGGGCCTTCGTCGGCCAGGAGGACTCCATCGCCCGCGCCATCGACCAGGGTGCCCGGGCGACCAACGTGCTGTCCCGCAGCCTCGACGACCAGGTGCCGACCCTCCGCGACCTGTCGCTCGTGGCAGAGGCGCTCGGTCCCGTGGGCGACGAGTTCAACCGCATCGCCAGCACCATCGACGGTGGCGCCCTGGACACCATCACGGCCAACCAGGACCGCCTGCGGTTCATGCTCGCAGAGCTCAACGCCTTCTCCGACCAGCTCGACATCGTGCTGGAGCTGACCCGTCCCGACCTCGACCGGCTGATCGTCGAGGGCGACAACGTCACCCGCGTGCTGTTCGCCTACCGGCCGGAGCTCGCCGACATGGTCGAGGGCATCAACGACTACGCCGACATCATCGGCAACGGCGGGCAGACCGACCCCGGGTGGAGCGGTTTCGCGGCCGGCTTCCAGATCCTCATCGAGGAACCGATCACCGGCGAGCTGTGCGCCGACGTGCCACCGGAGCTCGCGGCCGTCCTGCCGATCTGCAGCGGGACCGCACCCCCACCGGGCGGCGGTGACGGCGGCCCGCCGCAGCTGCCGGTGCTCGCCATCCCCGACGTCGTGGTCGCCGCCCCGCAGGCGCCCGTCGGCGACGGCGCGATCACCGACGTGTTCACGCAGGTCCTCGGTGACCTCGACCTGCTCCTCGGAGGCGGCCAGTGA
- a CDS encoding MlaD family protein, whose translation MTDRLPGTKFVLFAIVCTIAAGWVTSISGNIALDRIIPTVLPFLDDAKVFEAELEEAAGLLVGDDVRVAGVDVGRVNSIRLERGLAVVEFEVSDDIEPTTTWGVGARWRNVIGQRFLYLYPAPGGVPLPEGERIDISKAVAVADLAAFVDQITPLLEAIDPVSQNKLTQALNDTLIGREDDIQNLVVNLSDLADTVSSQEPEIRAVIANANLLLGEFNTREAELVGFIDQLRLVSSTLASRNGELLDAAVDLTRVQAELGRLIAANDDGLVSSLDNIEQVTDRIGEQRGSFEDTLASLRQGLASYMLSTRGGQWFNVRAVAVQVQAGGTVVSCVTESATACSIPNSPNHPSAGTTPTSGTSGPAAPPELSYAPERLDAIEVVTGMPLLTAQDVALGTSAPRGAGTGEEGR comes from the coding sequence GTGACCGACCGCCTGCCAGGCACCAAGTTCGTCCTGTTCGCGATCGTCTGCACGATCGCGGCCGGATGGGTCACCTCGATCTCCGGCAACATCGCGCTGGACCGGATCATCCCGACCGTCCTGCCCTTCCTCGACGATGCCAAGGTCTTCGAGGCCGAGCTCGAGGAGGCCGCCGGCCTGCTGGTCGGTGACGACGTGCGCGTCGCGGGGGTCGACGTGGGCCGGGTCAACAGCATCCGCCTCGAGCGGGGCCTCGCGGTGGTGGAGTTCGAGGTGTCCGACGACATCGAACCGACCACCACCTGGGGGGTCGGTGCGCGTTGGCGCAACGTCATCGGCCAGCGGTTCCTCTACCTCTATCCCGCGCCCGGCGGCGTGCCGCTGCCGGAGGGGGAACGCATCGACATCAGCAAGGCCGTCGCCGTCGCCGACCTCGCGGCGTTCGTCGACCAGATCACCCCGCTGCTGGAGGCCATCGACCCCGTCAGCCAGAACAAGCTGACCCAGGCGCTCAACGACACCCTGATCGGACGTGAGGACGACATCCAGAACCTGGTCGTCAACCTGTCGGATCTGGCGGACACCGTGTCGTCGCAGGAGCCGGAGATCCGCGCGGTCATCGCAAACGCCAACCTGCTGCTGGGCGAGTTCAACACCAGGGAGGCCGAGCTGGTGGGCTTCATCGACCAGCTCCGGCTGGTCTCCAGCACGCTGGCCAGCCGCAACGGCGAGCTGCTGGACGCCGCGGTCGACCTGACGCGTGTGCAAGCCGAGCTCGGACGGCTCATCGCCGCCAACGACGACGGGCTGGTGTCCTCCCTGGACAACATCGAGCAGGTGACCGACCGGATCGGCGAGCAGCGGGGGTCCTTCGAGGACACCCTGGCCTCGCTCCGACAGGGCCTGGCGTCCTACATGCTGTCCACCCGCGGCGGCCAGTGGTTCAACGTCCGTGCGGTCGCCGTGCAGGTCCAGGCCGGCGGGACGGTCGTGTCCTGCGTCACCGAGAGCGCGACGGCCTGCTCCATCCCCAACAGCCCCAACCACCCCAGCGCCGGCACGACCCCCACGTCGGGCACGTCCGGGCCGGCCGCACCGCCCGAGCTGTCCTACGCCCCGGAACGGCTGGACGCCATCGAGGTCGTCACCGGCATGCCCCTGCTGACCGCCCAGGACGTTGCCCTCGGGACCTCCGCGCCCCGGGGCGCCGGGACCGGGGAGGAGGGTCGCTGA
- a CDS encoding MCE family protein yields MGKQFIERSPVIIGIIAAALIAGTLFVSLAVTREDLTGGYTLTMEFADANGLAAGDIAIVAGIQAGRVLEVDIVEDHVEAIVQMDGGVELPENTRASITVRTLVGKKAIDLDTGISEAAFNGPLLQDGDRIGIENTRVTIDVPQLAESAEDLLTEIDSDALNTLLVAVADVTRDQRDEVSRLVDSGTDLTELVNSQEQQIRLLLRNLSTLSQTLESRDEELVGIIDDLDVAMGNIAARRADLQNLLRETQTTGAVTADFLARVRGDLDAVLDELHLDLEIVRRHQVDLAEGLAYAGDALNGYASIGFAGDQPVPWGHVFVTSAGPVGVDVLVGCGGLVDQQLDAILGPDPRTCEEQGVTSTPDTQDPPPPEGEDSGALIPVLPDLLGGGGAVIVRAPQELGIDVGPRSLMRMLEGASQ; encoded by the coding sequence ATGGGCAAGCAGTTCATCGAGCGCAGTCCCGTCATCATCGGGATCATCGCCGCGGCCCTCATCGCCGGCACGCTGTTCGTGTCGCTGGCCGTGACCCGTGAGGACCTGACCGGCGGGTACACGCTGACGATGGAGTTCGCCGACGCCAACGGCCTCGCGGCTGGGGACATCGCCATCGTCGCCGGGATCCAGGCCGGCCGCGTGCTGGAGGTCGACATCGTCGAGGACCACGTCGAGGCCATCGTGCAGATGGACGGCGGGGTCGAGCTGCCCGAGAACACCCGCGCATCCATCACCGTGCGGACCCTCGTCGGCAAGAAGGCCATCGACCTCGACACCGGCATCAGCGAGGCGGCCTTCAACGGGCCGCTGCTGCAGGACGGCGACCGCATCGGCATCGAGAACACCCGCGTGACCATCGACGTCCCGCAGCTGGCGGAGAGCGCCGAGGACCTGCTGACCGAGATCGACTCCGACGCCCTCAACACGCTGCTCGTCGCCGTGGCCGACGTCACCCGCGACCAGCGCGACGAGGTCTCGCGGCTCGTGGACTCCGGTACCGACCTGACCGAGCTGGTCAACTCCCAGGAGCAGCAGATCCGGCTGCTGCTGCGCAACCTGTCGACGCTCAGCCAGACGCTGGAGTCCCGCGACGAGGAGCTGGTCGGCATCATCGACGACCTCGACGTCGCCATGGGCAACATCGCGGCCCGCCGGGCGGACCTGCAGAACCTGCTCCGCGAGACCCAGACGACCGGGGCGGTCACCGCCGACTTCCTCGCCCGCGTGCGTGGCGACCTCGACGCGGTGCTCGACGAGCTGCACCTCGACCTCGAGATCGTCCGCCGCCACCAGGTGGACCTCGCCGAGGGCCTGGCCTACGCCGGGGACGCCCTCAACGGGTACGCCTCCATCGGGTTCGCTGGCGACCAGCCGGTGCCGTGGGGCCACGTGTTCGTCACCTCCGCCGGCCCCGTGGGCGTCGACGTCCTCGTCGGGTGCGGCGGCCTCGTCGACCAGCAGCTCGACGCCATCCTCGGCCCGGACCCCCGGACCTGCGAGGAGCAGGGCGTCACGAGCACACCCGACACCCAGGACCCGCCACCACCGGAGGGTGAGGACAGCGGAGCGCTGATCCCGGTCCTGCCCGACCTGCTGGGCGGCGGCGGCGCCGTGATCGTCCGGGCCCCCCAGGAGCTCGGCATCGACGTCGGCCCCCGTTCGCTGATGCGGATGCTGGAAGGGGCGTCCCAGTGA
- a CDS encoding MCE family protein, with amino-acid sequence MTRARLALVATLMALAVVASACVSLTGSDDAPEDIVVTATVLRTANLFVGSEVRVLGVPVGEVSAIEPKGDVVDIELTLDGSRDYPADVNVRLTPQSLLGERFAALDPPYIEGPTLQTGAHVPMERTGIPAEVDEVLRSFEEFLAALDGDALADLIDVLADTLDGNGQGLNDLIASGADTVRVLSDSSVDLNQVVRDLADLNETLATREERIGSTLRNTSTVLRNLQDDRDLLIGALNELQRAVGELQPIVVEHGDPLVRDLDTLATTLSTVDRNLERIGDSLVGSRSLFETAGRVIDWENARLPLDNEAGYLTGALSDRLEDRILGLCLRLDLADCSVVEDILAEIPDLCLPGLCVAPEGGGTTLTEALGIALSSLPLEARTAIADDIAARQAEAIASPPATPPAPAPLPGADPRLSGRGSVPVPEADGGGNGGLLPDLGLLGGSDDEEDGR; translated from the coding sequence GTGACCCGCGCTCGCCTCGCCCTCGTCGCCACGCTGATGGCCCTCGCCGTCGTCGCGTCGGCCTGTGTGTCGCTGACCGGCAGCGACGACGCCCCCGAGGACATCGTCGTCACCGCCACGGTGCTGCGGACCGCCAACCTGTTCGTCGGGTCCGAGGTCCGCGTGCTCGGCGTACCCGTCGGTGAGGTGTCCGCCATCGAGCCCAAGGGCGACGTCGTCGACATCGAGCTGACCCTCGACGGCAGCCGCGACTACCCGGCCGACGTCAACGTCCGGCTGACTCCCCAGTCCCTGCTCGGCGAGCGGTTCGCCGCACTCGACCCGCCCTACATCGAGGGGCCGACCCTCCAGACCGGTGCCCACGTGCCCATGGAGCGGACCGGCATCCCCGCCGAGGTCGACGAGGTCCTGCGGTCCTTCGAGGAGTTCCTCGCCGCGCTGGACGGCGACGCGCTGGCCGACCTGATCGACGTGCTGGCCGACACCCTCGACGGCAACGGCCAGGGCCTCAACGACCTCATCGCCTCCGGTGCCGACACCGTCCGGGTGCTGTCGGACAGCTCGGTGGACCTCAACCAGGTGGTCCGTGACCTCGCCGACCTCAACGAGACCCTCGCCACCCGCGAGGAGCGCATCGGATCGACGCTGCGCAACACCTCCACGGTCCTGCGCAACCTGCAGGACGACCGCGACCTGCTGATCGGGGCGCTCAACGAGCTCCAGCGTGCCGTCGGGGAGCTGCAGCCGATCGTCGTCGAGCACGGCGACCCGCTGGTGCGTGACCTCGACACCCTGGCCACGACCCTGTCCACGGTCGACCGCAACCTGGAGCGCATCGGCGACTCGCTCGTCGGCAGCCGGTCGCTGTTCGAGACCGCCGGCCGCGTCATCGACTGGGAGAACGCACGACTGCCGCTGGACAACGAGGCCGGCTACCTGACCGGTGCGCTGTCGGATCGGCTCGAGGACCGCATCCTCGGGCTGTGCCTCCGGCTGGACCTGGCCGACTGCAGCGTCGTCGAGGACATCCTGGCCGAGATCCCCGACCTGTGCCTTCCCGGCCTGTGCGTGGCCCCCGAGGGTGGCGGCACGACCCTCACCGAAGCCCTCGGCATCGCGCTGTCCTCACTCCCGCTGGAGGCCCGGACGGCCATCGCCGACGACATCGCCGCCAGGCAGGCCGAGGCGATCGCATCACCACCGGCGACGCCACCCGCCCCGGCGCCGCTGCCCGGTGCCGACCCGCGACTGTCGGGCCGTGGGTCCGTGCCCGTGCCGGAAGCCGACGGCGGCGGCAACGGCGGGCTGTTGCCCGACCTGGGCCTGCTCGGTGGTAGCGACGACGAGGAGGACGGCCGATGA
- a CDS encoding MCE family protein, protein MTRWLTAVLATLALLAGGCTGSDATVVLATFEDVADLTTNASVRLADVPIGTVADIELDSELQAMVTMEIDPDVALPGRLRARLRKTSVLGERFIDLVPVGEGGEWISGNEVEDTEVVPELEEVIQTSTDLLIAVSTDTLAGAIRSGAEGLDGRGATLGQIIDDLNAVSTTYNANSADLVRLLDGLDQFLDTVGPQAEMHGRALAEIQQFTRVLAEEDDNLVDTLVNLQDLAETGTDIMVTHQQRIDDFVRRLDGITEELTRESTLTALDRLFVNLAQHNFSTIRGINNEHAQVVLDMIVCGINDIPGDPVRGCTDPPQGREIPTPRPTQVDYDQ, encoded by the coding sequence ATGACCCGCTGGTTGACCGCGGTCCTCGCGACGCTCGCCCTGCTCGCCGGCGGCTGCACGGGCAGCGACGCCACCGTCGTGCTGGCCACCTTCGAGGACGTCGCCGACCTGACGACCAACGCCTCGGTCCGCCTGGCCGACGTCCCGATCGGCACCGTCGCCGACATCGAGCTCGACAGCGAGCTGCAGGCGATGGTCACGATGGAGATCGACCCCGACGTCGCCCTGCCCGGCCGGCTGCGGGCCCGCCTGCGCAAGACGTCGGTCCTCGGCGAGCGCTTCATCGACCTCGTTCCCGTCGGCGAGGGTGGCGAGTGGATCTCGGGCAACGAGGTCGAGGACACCGAGGTCGTACCCGAGCTCGAGGAGGTCATCCAGACCTCCACCGACCTGCTCATCGCCGTCAGCACCGACACGCTGGCCGGCGCCATCCGCTCCGGCGCCGAGGGCCTCGACGGCCGCGGCGCCACCCTCGGACAGATCATCGACGACCTCAACGCCGTGTCGACGACCTACAACGCCAACTCCGCGGACCTCGTCCGGTTGCTCGACGGGCTGGACCAGTTCCTCGACACCGTCGGCCCGCAGGCGGAGATGCACGGCCGGGCCCTGGCGGAGATCCAGCAGTTCACCCGGGTGCTGGCGGAGGAGGACGACAACCTCGTGGACACGCTGGTGAACCTCCAGGACCTGGCCGAGACCGGGACCGACATCATGGTCACCCACCAGCAGCGCATCGACGACTTCGTCCGGAGGCTGGACGGCATCACCGAGGAGCTGACCCGCGAGTCGACGCTCACCGCCCTCGACCGGCTGTTCGTCAACCTGGCCCAGCACAACTTCTCCACCATCCGCGGCATCAACAACGAGCACGCGCAGGTGGTGCTCGACATGATCGTCTGCGGCATCAACGACATCCCGGGGGACCCGGTCCGTGGGTGCACCGACCCGCCGCAGGGGCGCGAGATCCCGACCCCCCGTCCGACACAGGTGGACTACGACCAGTGA